The DNA region AAGATCCGGCAGTCGCCCAAGCGATCAACGAACATTACCAGCCTAGGCATGCCGATGATATTTCGCCGAGCTCTGAAATTGGGGCTGCAGTAGGACTGGCTGACAAAATGGATACGATCGTGTCCTGCTTTGCGATTGGGATCGTTCCAACTGGTTCTCAAGACCCATATGCGTTAAGGCGCCAAGCTTCAGGGATTGTCCAAACAATCGTAGAAAAAAAATGGACCCTGTCTATCAAAGAATTGATTGAATCGACTATTGAAGTGGTTAAATCTTATGACATTGGAGAAAAAGAGCATAATGAACTCCTTCAAGAACTGATGAATTTCTTCAAAATGAGACTAAAGTATGTTCTTCAAGAAAAACAAACTCGATACGATATTATCGAAGCTGTCTTAAATAGTGAGATCACTTCAGTTCCTTCGGTCCTTTCTCGCGCAGAAGTACTGGAAAAAGAAAAAAATCAAGAATCCTTCAAATCGACGATTGAAGCCTTGAGCAGGGTCATCAATATTTCTAAAAAAGCAGAAGAATTACAAGAAATAGATGCAGATTTATTTGAAAATCAGTATGAGAAAAATCTTTATTCCTCTTTTTTGAAGTTGGAAGAAGAAATGGAAAATGTGAAGGATGAGGCGGAGGTATTCCGCCGATTAGCAGCATTGCGTCCAGCCATTGATGAGTATTTTGATCATACAATGGTAATGGCAAAGGATGATCGATTAAAACATAACCGCCTGACTCAAATGAAAAAATTAGCAGATAAAATGTTATCATTTGCTGCATTCAATGAGATTATAGTAAAATAGACCTTTAATCTCTAATCATGGTGTTGATTGGAGAGGAAGGTACGAGACTTCAGAGTGCTCACTTCCAGTGAGAAAAGTGCCATAGTCAAAAAGGTCCATTTGGCATTCCTCCTTTTTCACACTTTCAGTTTGCTGTGAAATCCAGGGGGATTGCCAGTTTTTTTATTTATATATGTGTTAATTCTTTTCATTTGAAAATAATAGTATATAATATTTTTATAAAAGTATAACACTTTACCTTCTGTATATTAGGTGGTGAGGAAAATAGAACTGAACAAAAGGCAAGAACAAATATTGCAGATTGTGAAGGATAACGGCCCAATCACTGGCGAGCAGATTGCTGAAAGGCTCAGCTTGACGAGAGCCACCCTTAGGCCAGATCTGGCTATATTGACGATGGCGGGTTATCTCGATGCCCGCCCCCGCGTCGGATATTTCTATACCGGGAAATCGGGCACACAACTACTAACAGAGAATTTGAAGAAAATAGCGGTGAAAGACTACCAATCAATCCCGGTTGTCGTCAATGAAAATGTATCTGTCTACGATGCGGTCGTTACCATGTTTCTTGAGGATGTTGGGACCCTTTTTGTGGTGGATTCAGGTTCATTGCTTGTCGGGGTATTATCAAGAAAAGACCTTCTCAGGGCGAGCATCGGCAAACAAGAACTTACATCCATTCCTGTGAATATTATTATGACAAGGATGCCGAATATTACGATGTGCATGAAAGATGATCTGCTGATTGATGTGGCTAAGAAATTAATTGAAAAACAAATCGATGCGCTTCCTATAGTTAAAGAAACGGAAAAAGGTTTTGAAGTGCAGGGGAGAATTACCAAAACCAATGTGACAAAAGCCTTTGTTGCATTGGCTGACGAAGATTTATAGGACGTTGTGAAGAGGAAGGTGATCGTAAATGACTGAACCTATCATCTACGTAGTATCAGATTCGGTTGGTGAGACAGCAGAGCTTGTCACCAAAGCGGCAATCAGTCAATTTAACGGTTCAAGTGCAATAATAAAGAGAATCCCGTACATTGAAGATTTTTCAAATGTCGATGAAGTGATATCATTGGCGAAAATAAATCATGGAATGATTGCATTCACATTAGTGAAGCCTGAAATCAGGGAGTACATGAAAGAACAGGCGGCAAAAGAAAACTTGTATGCCATCGATATCATCGGTCCTTTAATGGATCGCTTCCAAGAGCTTTATGGTAAAAAACCGCTTAATGAACCAGGGCTGGTAAGGAAACTGGACGATGACTATTTTAAGAAGGTCGAAGCTATCGAATTTGCAGTCAAATACGATGATGGCCGCGACCCTAGAGGGATCTTGAGGGCGGACATTATTCTGGTCGGTGTATCAAGGACCTCAAAAACTCCTTTATCCCAATATTTAGCTCATAAAAGGTTGAAAGTAGCCAATGTCCCTTTAGTACCCGAAGTAGATCCCCCGGAAGAGCTTTTCCAAGTGTCGCCGGATAAGTGCATAGGACTGAAAATAAGCCCGGAAAAGTTGAATGATATCCGCCGGGAGAGGCTAATATCACTCGGCCTGAATGATCAGGCAAGCTATGCGAATATTAACCGTATTAAAGAAGAACTTATTTATTTCGATAAAATATCCAAAAAGATCGGGTGCCATATAATAGATGTCACCAACAAAGCGGTGGAAGAGACGGCAAATATCATTATCAACCATATTCAACAAAATAAATAATTCATCAAAATAAAAGGCTGTTTCCGAAAAGGTGTTTGTTTTTTGTAAATCATTCAATTTGATGTTGATTGGAGGGTGCGAGACTCCGGGGGGCTTACGCCGCCCGCCCCTGGGAAAGCGAGCATCCTCCCGTGGAAATCAACCATGCCCAACCTTTGATGAATGGAAACAAACATTACGAAAAGAGCAATATAAAAAAAGAAGCATCAGCAGCTTCCATAGGCTGATTATGCCTCTTTATTCTAAGCATATAATCTTTTGGATTATGTGCTATTTTACTTTCTTTGATAATAGGATGAAAAGAGTTGTTCGTAAATAAACCTCCGGGCGGCAAGAGTTTTATGAAATCCTCCTGCTGATCGAGAAAAACTTAACACGGGAAAAGAAAAAATGATGGTCAAACTTGTCCAAATGTACTATAATAAAAAATTGTGATAAAAATAACAAAAATAGGTTTAGAGTATAGATTTAAGGAATAAACTATTTATGTTAATATGTCAAGTGAATGACTGTGAAAATTTTCGACAATTTCTAGTGTTTTCGGAATATTGGAAACTTGTCCTAAGAAGAAGGATTCTTCGGGGGGATGTAGAATAGTTAGTTTACAAGCGCATAAACCTATGATTTATGTCGATGCAGATGCATGTCCTGTTAAGGCGGAAATCGTAGAAATTGCCAGAAAATATCAATTTAATACAGTTTTTGTCGCCTCCATAGCTCATAAGATGAATGAGCCAGTATTGGGGGAGTGGGTTTATGTCGATGCAGATAAGGAATCCGCAGACCTCTATATCATCAATCACATTCAAAAGATGAATGTGGTCATCACACAGGATATAGGGCTGGCAGGCCTGCTGCTGCCGAAAGATGTTTATGTTCTTTCGCCCAGGGGAATCGAATTTAAAGAAGATACCATTGAAATAGCGTTAAACTATCGGTATGCAGCTGCGAAGGCAAGAAGACAAGGGAAATATGGCAAAGGGCCTAAACCTTTTCTGCCGGAGGATCGACTTAGGTTCAGCACTATGCTGACTAACATTTTGTCGAAAATAGCAGGAGATTTTGGTTTGTTATCGAAAGACTAGAAACAGATGGTGATGTTTTGTGACAGGAAGAATTCCTGAAGAAACGATAAATCAAATAAGACAATCCATTGATATTGTGGACGTCATCAGTGATTATGTTCAGCTTAAAAAACAAGGAAGAAATTATTTTGGCCTTTGCCCTTTTCACGGTGAAAACACTCCATCCTTTTCTGTGGCGCCTGATAAACAAATATATCACTGTTTCGGATGTGGAGCAGGTGGGAATGCCTTTTCTTTCTTAATGGATATCGAAGGGATCTCCTTTCAAGAATCCATTAAGGTTGCAGCGGAAAAAGCCGGTATCGATGTCAATATTGGCGTAGAATCAGGAGTGGCAAATCCCAATATCCCTCCAGAACTTCGAAGAATCATGGAGGCCCACGACTTATTACGTAAATTTTACCATCATTTACTCTTAAATACAAAAGAAGGCCAAGAAGCCTTGGAGTACTTGCTTGAAAGAGGGTTTACCAGGGAGGAAATCGAAAAGTTCCAAATTGGCTGGTCATTGCCAAGCTGGGATTTCGCAGTGAAGTTTCTTCAAAAAAGGGGTTTCGATCTCCCTTTGATGGAAAAAGCGGGGCTGATTATCCAGAGGGATTCAGATGATCAGTATTTTGACCGCTTCAGAAACCGTATCATGTTTCCTTTATTTGACCATAAAGGAAATACGATCGCTTTTTCTGGCAGAGCTTTTGGGAAGGATGAGCCCAAGTATTTGAACAGCCCAGAAACGCCTGCCTTTAACAAAAGTAAAATTCTTTACAATTTCCACCTGGCACGGCCAGCGATCAAAAAACAGCAAAAAGCCGTCTTATTAGAAGGGTTTGCAGATGTCATTGCCGCAAATCGGGCTGGTGTCCCCAATGGCATTGCCACAATGGGAACTTCGTTGACTGATTATCATATTCAAACCTTGAAAAGATTGACGGATTCGGTTGCAATCTGCTACGACTCTGATTCTGCTGGCATAGAAGCTGCGTTTAGAGCAGCAAAAATGCTTGAGCAGAACGGAATTCACATAGAAATTGCACAAATGCCTGAACAGCTTGATCCCGATGACTACATTCTGAAATACGGTGGGGAGAAGTTCCGTACAGAAGTATTAGGGGCATGCAAGACGTTTATGGCCTTTAAAATGTACTATTTCCGAAGAGGAAAAAATCTTTCAAATGAAGGAGAACGGCTGCAGTATATCGAAGTGATACTTAGTGAAATATCTCACTTGGATAAAGCAGTAGAGAGAGATCATTATCTCAGACAGCTTGCAGATGAATTTTCTTTATCATTGGATGCCTTAAAGCAGCAGCAGCAGGAAATTTATTTTTCAGATAAAAAGGGTGGGAAGAAGGAGATGCAGCCGGAAAGGCAAATAAAGCCTTTTGTCCTTCAAACCGAAAAGAAATTGCTGCCTGCCCATATTGCAGCTGAAAAAAGGCTCATTGCCCATATGTTGAAGGATATTGATACTGCATATAAAATAAAAGAGCTGCTCGGAAATTTAGAATTGAATGTTGATGAACATCAGGCTATTATCACATATTTATTAGGATACTACGAGGATGGCAATCAACCCGATGCCAGCCAATTCATTTCTTTTTTATCTGATGGCAGGCTGCGAAACATCGTAACTGAAATTGAAATGATGTCCATCAATGATGAGGTCAGCAGCCAAGAATTGGAAGATTATATAAAACAAGTGTTCAAACATCAAAAGATGTTGAAAATAAAAGAAAAGATAATTGAAGGAAAAGAAGCAGAGCGACAAAATGACCATAAAAGGGCTGCAATGATCGCTATGGAAATCATTCAGCTTCGCAAGTCTTTATAGTCGCTTTATGGTGTTGAAAAGTTGGAAGGAGGGAACCATATGGCTGAAAAATCAGCACGTTCCAAAGAAGTGGATTCTGAACTAACTTTAGATCAAGTGAAAGAAAAATTGATGGAACTTGGGAAAAAACGCGGATTTTTAACATATGATGAAATTGCTGAGAAAATGGCTAATTTTGAATTGGAATCAGATCAAATGGATGAGTTTTACGAAACTTTGAGTGATCAAGGCGTTGAACTCCATGGTGAAAATGGTGATGATGACGAGGATGTTGAAATCAGCAAGAGTGCGGATGATGAAGAAGAATTTGATTTAAATGATCTAAGTGTCCCCCCAGGCGTAAAAATCAATGATCCAGTTCGCATGTATTTAAAAGAAATTGGCCGGGTCGATTTACTTTCAGCAGAAGATGAGATTTCTTTGGCAAAAAGAATCGAGGATGGCGACGAGGAAGCAAAAAGAAGATTGGCGGAAGCGAACCTTCGACTTGTTGTCAGCATTGCCAAACGATATGTTGGCCGTGGTATGCTTTTCTTGGATCTCATTCAGGAAGGTAATATGGGATTGATCAAAGCGGTAGAGAAATTCGATTATCGTAAAGGATACAAATTCAGTACGTATGCCACATGGTGGATCCGTCAGGCAATTACTCGCGCTATAGCTGATCAGGCAAGAACCATTCGTATCCCAGTTCATATGGTAGAAACAATTAACAAACTGATCAGGGTACAGCGTCAATTGCTTCAAGATTTAGGCAGGGAGCCATCACCGGAAGAAATCGGTGAAGAAATGGATTTGACGCCTGAAAAAGTACGTGAAATCCTTAAAATCGCTCAAGAGCCTGTCTCTCTCGAAACACCGATTGGTGAGGAAGATGACTCCCATCTAGGTGATTTCATTGAAGATCAAGATGCTACATCTCCATCTGAGCATGCGGCATACGAACTTCTGAAAGAACAGCTTGAAGATGTCTTGGATACTTTAACGGACCGTGAAGAAAATGTGCTGCGTCTTCGATTTGGACTGGATGATGGCAGAACGCGCACATTGGAAGAAGTGGGCAAAGTGTTCGGTGTCACCCGTGAACGAATCAGGCAGATCGAAGCAAAAGCGCTTAGAAAGCTTCGTCATCCGAGCCGTAGTAAACGTTTGAAAGATTTTCTTGAATAGTATCAGTGAAATTGCCTCTTTCCTCGAAAAAGGGGCAATTTTTTTTGAGGAATCGAAAGGGATTTTGAAAAAAAACGCGAATTTTAAAAGCAGGATGTGTTAACAATGGACTCAAATCTAAAACGTAAAGAAACAATTGTAAATGAAATTCTGCTTTGGAAAAAAAATCGCATGCTGCCAGATCATTATTGTGACTTCTTATTGGCTCTTTATACAGAAGGAAATGCTCCATCAACAATCCATGACCATAAAAATATT from Falsibacillus albus includes:
- a CDS encoding pyruvate, water dikinase regulatory protein encodes the protein MTEPIIYVVSDSVGETAELVTKAAISQFNGSSAIIKRIPYIEDFSNVDEVISLAKINHGMIAFTLVKPEIREYMKEQAAKENLYAIDIIGPLMDRFQELYGKKPLNEPGLVRKLDDDYFKKVEAIEFAVKYDDGRDPRGILRADIILVGVSRTSKTPLSQYLAHKRLKVANVPLVPEVDPPEELFQVSPDKCIGLKISPEKLNDIRRERLISLGLNDQASYANINRIKEELIYFDKISKKIGCHIIDVTNKAVEETANIIINHIQQNK
- the dnaG gene encoding DNA primase, with translation MTGRIPEETINQIRQSIDIVDVISDYVQLKKQGRNYFGLCPFHGENTPSFSVAPDKQIYHCFGCGAGGNAFSFLMDIEGISFQESIKVAAEKAGIDVNIGVESGVANPNIPPELRRIMEAHDLLRKFYHHLLLNTKEGQEALEYLLERGFTREEIEKFQIGWSLPSWDFAVKFLQKRGFDLPLMEKAGLIIQRDSDDQYFDRFRNRIMFPLFDHKGNTIAFSGRAFGKDEPKYLNSPETPAFNKSKILYNFHLARPAIKKQQKAVLLEGFADVIAANRAGVPNGIATMGTSLTDYHIQTLKRLTDSVAICYDSDSAGIEAAFRAAKMLEQNGIHIEIAQMPEQLDPDDYILKYGGEKFRTEVLGACKTFMAFKMYYFRRGKNLSNEGERLQYIEVILSEISHLDKAVERDHYLRQLADEFSLSLDALKQQQQEIYFSDKKGGKKEMQPERQIKPFVLQTEKKLLPAHIAAEKRLIAHMLKDIDTAYKIKELLGNLELNVDEHQAIITYLLGYYEDGNQPDASQFISFLSDGRLRNIVTEIEMMSINDEVSSQELEDYIKQVFKHQKMLKIKEKIIEGKEAERQNDHKRAAMIAMEIIQLRKSL
- a CDS encoding YaiI/YqxD family protein, which gives rise to MIYVDADACPVKAEIVEIARKYQFNTVFVASIAHKMNEPVLGEWVYVDADKESADLYIINHIQKMNVVITQDIGLAGLLLPKDVYVLSPRGIEFKEDTIEIALNYRYAAAKARRQGKYGKGPKPFLPEDRLRFSTMLTNILSKIAGDFGLLSKD
- the rpoD gene encoding RNA polymerase sigma factor RpoD; this translates as MAEKSARSKEVDSELTLDQVKEKLMELGKKRGFLTYDEIAEKMANFELESDQMDEFYETLSDQGVELHGENGDDDEDVEISKSADDEEEFDLNDLSVPPGVKINDPVRMYLKEIGRVDLLSAEDEISLAKRIEDGDEEAKRRLAEANLRLVVSIAKRYVGRGMLFLDLIQEGNMGLIKAVEKFDYRKGYKFSTYATWWIRQAITRAIADQARTIRIPVHMVETINKLIRVQRQLLQDLGREPSPEEIGEEMDLTPEKVREILKIAQEPVSLETPIGEEDDSHLGDFIEDQDATSPSEHAAYELLKEQLEDVLDTLTDREENVLRLRFGLDDGRTRTLEEVGKVFGVTRERIRQIEAKALRKLRHPSRSKRLKDFLE
- a CDS encoding helix-turn-helix transcriptional regulator, which produces MVRKIELNKRQEQILQIVKDNGPITGEQIAERLSLTRATLRPDLAILTMAGYLDARPRVGYFYTGKSGTQLLTENLKKIAVKDYQSIPVVVNENVSVYDAVVTMFLEDVGTLFVVDSGSLLVGVLSRKDLLRASIGKQELTSIPVNIIMTRMPNITMCMKDDLLIDVAKKLIEKQIDALPIVKETEKGFEVQGRITKTNVTKAFVALADEDL